Proteins encoded together in one Miscanthus floridulus cultivar M001 chromosome 16, ASM1932011v1, whole genome shotgun sequence window:
- the LOC136512479 gene encoding nuclear transcription factor Y subunit B-like, whose amino-acid sequence MADAPASPGGGGGSHESGSPRGGGGGGGGSVREQDRFLPIANISRIMKKAIPANGKIAKDAKETVQECVSEFISFITSEASEKCQREKRKTINGDDLLWAMATLGFEDYIEPLKVYLQKYREMEGDSKLTAKTSDGSIKKDALGHVGGSSLAAQGMGQQGAYNQGMGYMQPQYHNGDISN is encoded by the exons ATGGCGGACGCTCCGGCGAGCCccgggggcggcggcgggagcCACGAGAGCGGGAGCCCCAGGGGCGGCGGAGGTGGAGGCGGTGGCAGCGTCAGGGAGCAGGACAGGTTCCTGCCCATCGCCAACATCAGTCGCATCATGAAGAAGGCCATCCCGGCTAACGGGAAGATCGCCAAGGACGCCAAGGAGACCGTGCAGGAGTGCGTCTCCGAGTTCATCTCCTTCATCACTAGCGA AGCGAGTGAGAAGTGCCAGAGGGAGAAGCGGAAGACCATCAACGGCGACGACCTGCTGTGGGCCATGGCCACGTTGGGGTTTGAGGACTACATTGAACCCCTCAAGGTGTACCTGCAGAAGTACAGAGAG ATGGAG GGTGATAGTAAGTTAACTGCAAAAACCAGCGATGGCTCAATTAAAAAGGATGCCCTTGGTCATGTGGGAGGAAGTAGCTTAGCTGCACAAGGG ATGGGCCAACAAGGAGCATACAACCAAGGAATGGGTTATATGCAACCTCAG TACCATAACGGGGATATCTCAAACTAA
- the LOC136514379 gene encoding E3 ubiquitin-protein ligase UPL4-like, translating to MDRCRKRPDSDPEGCSEPEPPADKRPCTAEPSTSAAAAAAAAAPPPGALQAEQGGSDMDTSSSGHPGDDDVDADDGDGDGDGDGDGDGDGGSSCESDGDGSPRPRGSGGGRFQRMVDAVADEGAGQDAVVAALMELCEALSFCEEDAGGYFPTEAAARALVRRAGGGGDGTGATPDVILLSVRAITYLCDAMPRAGDAVVRHGLIPVLCSRLLAIEYLDVAEQCLQAFEKISRRQPTQCLQAGMINAVLAYIDFFAASIQRVAVSAVANACKKVPEDCSQFVLDSVPTLCNLLQSEDKMIVEKVAACLISIVDSFSTSVDLVDQLCHQGVIEKVLPLIHTGGLTALSPSTCSNLIGFLAKLACTSLVAVKSLFELGVSSTIKGILITSDISHGMPYLPLEKQNNQVNEALKLANQLIPSAARDVEDTQIILTKEKIITDEPRFLCQFSRDILPVLIKAVNSGANSYICYGCASIVNNIFYFSEPEILQELLKETNIPSFLAGLLSRKDHHVLTSSLKIIEILMQKLPDAYLGFFIKEGVVNAVEALLNQEDCSKSTHLPDDMQQPETQPVIRNKTTCFCYAFDTCRSEAAEKRTCRIGKDSLFTFARHVKTTYFTKDVVSSEMGLTEILQKLKTCCAVLNETTDKSSEQCNLQNEEYLSTILSEVMMELHGGETMTTFEFLESGLVKSLSNYLSNGKYLQVENNMNCSSDHFLAVVKRFQSFARMFFSRMGQGWGDMLLTLLVRKLQNALTSLDNFPVIMSHNFKPRSSISDIPMRHSTITPCIRVRFKKDEDETNLSSYDSAVNVEISSSLLTIEEFLWPKVSIDVNSQKAESPPSGTALESKYSDDDSQERDSTPSQKADSPSEGLTCENRNPPVETSPKQGTSSSGQAERNTTILSDNTVQQKLVFSLNGKELDRSVTLYQSILQDQINAGSDIILDMQFWRSVHDITFRAANPEANRTAVNLEANDSPRHSSTAMSSINENITGFTWQMLPFFSSMLLGKLPCKLDRSGPSYDILFMLHILEGLSRYSFHLVSDERNRFFAHGRITNLDDLKAEVFSIPQQEFVSAKLTDKLEQQMHDPLVSKSCCLPLWCIELMSACPFLFSFEARWKYFQLTAFGSLKNHHGHMMGASVNSVAERASSHSRKKFKVDRNDILVSAAKMMKSHAKSNALLEVEYKEEVGTGLGPTMEFYTLISHEFQKSGLGMWRGELPCESGTNDAHVSGFVVAPNGLFPRPWSASADSASFQEVSERFHLLGLVVAKAITDNRILDIPFSKAFYKLILGQELNIYDIQSFDSELAISLVEFQALACRRKYAESNLTRDCQIISDLTYRGCRIEDLAIEFALPGYPEYVLSSGSRSDSLNAENLEEYVRHVVDATVKSGIARQMEAFKSGFNEVFPLKKLQVFSEDELERLLCGEQDTWDFAKLVDHIKFDHGYASSSPPVISLLEIIQEFGSLERRAFLQFITGSPRLPPGGLAALNPKFTVVRKHNSNDADNDLPSVMTCANYLKLPPYSSKEKMREKLLYAITEGQGSFHLS from the exons ATGGATCGCTGCAGGAAGCGGCCCGACTCCGACCCCGAGGGCTGCAGCGAGCCCGAGCCCCCCGCCGATAAGCGCCCGTGCACGGCGGAACCCTCGActtccgccgccgcggccgcggctgcCGCTGCTCCTCCGCCCGGCGCGCTCCAGGCTGAGCAGGGCGGCTCGGATATGGACACCTCGTCGTCCGGCCACCCCGGCGATGATGATGTCGACGCGGATGACGGAgacggcgatggcgatggcgatggggatggagatggagatgggggGTCGTCGTGCGAGTCGGATGGGGACGGGAGCCCGAGGCCGCGCGGCAGCGGGGGCGGGAGGTTCCAGCGGATGGTGGACGCGGTGGCAGACGAGGGCGCGGGGCAGGACGCGGTGGTGGCGGCGCTCATGGAGCTCTGCGAGGCGCTGTCGTTCTGCGAGGAGGACGCCGGCGGGTACTTCCCCACGGAGGCAGCCGCGCGGGCGCTGGTGCggcgggccggcggcggcggcgatggcacggGGGCTACCCCGGACGTGATTCTCCTGTCCGTGCGCGCCATCACGTACCTCTGCGACGCCATGCCGCGCGCCGGGGACGCCGTCGTCCGCCACGGCCTCATCCCCGTGCTCTGCTCCCGGCTGCTAGCCATCGAGTACCTCGATGTAGCTGAGCAG TGCTTGCAAGCTTTTGAGAAGATATCACGGCGGCAGCCTACCCAGTGCTTGCAGGCGGGCATGATCAACGCTGTGCTGGCATACATTGACTTCTTCGCTGCAAGCATTCAG AGGGTTGCAGTGTCAGCTGTCGCAAATGCCTGCAAAAAGGTCCCGGAAGATTGCTCCCAGTTTGTTCTGGATTCGGTCCCAACTCTCTGTAATCTTCTGCAATCTGAGGACAAAATG ATAGTGGAGAAGGTTGCAGCTTGCTTGATAAGCATCGTGGACTCCTTTAGCACTTCAGTTGATCTTGTGGACCAGCTCTGTCACCAGGGTGTTATAGAGAAGGTCCTACCTTTGATCCACACTGGTGGACTCACGGCCCTTAGCCCATCAACATGCAGT AATCTGATTGGGTTTCTTGCTAAGCTAGCCTGTACTTCACTTGTGGCAGTGAAGTCTCTATTTGAGCTGGGTGTTAGTAGCACAATAAAGGGGATTTTGATCACTTCAGACATCTCCCATGGCATGCCATACTTGCCTCTGGAAAAACAAAACAATCAG GTCAATGAAGCTCTGAAACTAGCAAACCAGTTGATTCCTTCAGCAGCAAGGGACGTTGAAGACACCCAGATCATACTAACGAAAGAAAAAATAATTACAGACGAACCAAGGTTCTTGTGTCAATTCTCCAGGGATATTCTTCCTGTCTTGATCAAG GCGGTGAACTCTGGTGCCAATTCATACATTTGCTATGGATGTGCTTCAATCGTTAACAATATTTTTTACTTCAGTGAACCAGAAATACTTCAAGAGTTGCTCAAGGAAACAAACATACCGAG CTTCTTGGCTGGTTTATTGTCTAGAAAGGATCATCATGTGCTGACCTCATCACTAAAGATAATCGAGATTCTCATGCAAAAGCTTCCTGATGCATACCTTGGCTTCTTTATCAAGGAAGGTGTTGTCAATGCAGTTGAGGCACTTCTTAATCAAGAGGATTGCTCAAAATCCACTCATCTGCCTGATGACATGCAACAGCCAGAGACTCAACCTGTCATAAGAAATAAGACTACATGTTTCTGCTATGCATTTGATACCTGTAGATCTGAAGCTGCCGAAAAAAGGACTTGTAGGATTGGGAAGGACAGTCTTTTTACTTTTGCCAGGCATGTGAAAACAACCTACTTTACTAAGGATGTAGTGAGTTCTGAGATGGGGTTAACTGAGATTTTGCAGAAACTCAAAACTTGCTGTGCAGTTTTGAATGAGACCACAGACAAGTCATCAGAACAATGCAATCTTCAGAATGAAGAATACTTATCTACCATTTTAAGTGAGGTGATGATGGAGCTTCATGGGGGAGAAACAATGACAACCTTTGAATTCCTTGAGAGTGGATTGGTCAAATCTTTATCAAATTACCTCTCAAATGGCAAGTACCTCCAGGTGGAGAACAATATGAATTGCAGCTCTGACCATTTTTTGGCTGTGGTGAAAAGATTTCAGTCATTTGCTCGGATGTTTTTCTCAAGAATGGGCCAAGGTTGGGGTGACATGCTCTTGACACTTTTAGTAAGGAAGCTGCAGAATGCTCTTACTTCTCTTGACAACTTTCCAGTTATAATGAGCCACAACTTCAAGCCAAGGAGCAGTATTTCTGATATCCCTATGAGGCACTCAACAATTACTCCATGTATCCGAGTAAGATTCAAGAAAGACGAAGATGAAACTAACTTGTCAAGCTATGATAGTGCTGTGAATGTGGAAATATCGTCATCCTTGCTTACCATTGAAGAATTTTTATGGCCCAAAGTTAGTATAGATGTCAATAGTCAGAAGGCTGAATCACCACCTAGTGGCACTGCTTTGGAAAGCAAATATTCTGATGATGACTCCCAGGAACGAGATTCCACACCTAGTCAGAAGGCTGATTCACCATCAGAG GGCCTGACTTGTGAAAATCGGAATCCACCTGTAGAAACAAGTCCAAAGCAAGGAACTTCATCTTCTG GTCAAGCAGAAAGGAACACAACAATCTTGAGCGATAATACCGTACAACAGAAATTGGTATTTAGCTTAAATGGGAAAGAGCTTGACCGGTCTGTTACTCTGTATCAGTCAATCCTGCAGGATCAGATCAATGCAGGGTCTGACATAATTCTGGACATGCAGTTTTGGCGCAGTGTTCATGACATAACTTTCAGAGCTGCTAACCCAGAAGCAAATAGAACAGCTGTCAACCTCGAAGCAAATGATTCTCCTAGACATTCCTCTACTGCAATGTCATCAATAAATGAGAACATAACTGGGTTTACATGGCAGATGCTCCCATTCTTTTCTAGTATGTTGCTTGGTAAACTTCCGTGCAAACTCGACAGATCAGGTCCTTCGTATGACATATTGTTTATGTTACACATTTTAGAGGGATTAAGCAGGTATTCTTTTCACCTCGTGTCTGATGAGAGAAACCGTTTTTTTGCCCATGGAAGGATAACTAACCTCGATGATCTGAAAGCTGAAGTTTTCTCGATTCCTCAGCAAGAGTTTGTCAGTGCCAAATTGACAGATAAATTGGAGCAACAAATGCATGATCCATTAGTTTCAAAGTCTTGCTGCCTGCCTTTATGGTGCATTGAATTGATGTCTGCATGCCCTTTCTTATTTTCATTTGAGGCGAGATGGAAGTATTTCCAGCTGACAGCATTTGGTTCTCTGAAAAATCATCATGGCCATATGATGGGTGCAAGTGTTAACAGTGTTGCAGAAAGGGCGTCTTCCCACTCACGGAAAAAGTTCAAAGTTGATCGCAATGATATACTGGTTTCAGCTGCAAAAATGATGAAGTCTCATGCTAAGAGCAATGCTCTACTAGAAGTAGAATATAAAGAGGAAGTGGGCACTGGTTTAGGTCCTACAATGGAATTCTATACATTGATAAGTCATGAATTTCAGAAGTCTGGTCTAGGCATGTGGAGAGGGGAGCTTCCTTGTGAATCTGGTACCAATGATGCTCATGTTTCTGGATTCGTGGTTGCCCCTAATGGGCTTTTCCCTAGACCTTGGTCTGCTTCTGCAGATTCTGCTTCCTTTCAAGAAGTGAGCGAGCGATTCCACTTACTTGGTCTGGTTGTTGCAAAAGCAATTACAGACAACAGAATtctagacattccattttctaaAGCATTCTACAAGCTTATCCTTGGACAG GAGCTTAATATATATGATATCCAGTcatttgattctgaactggcCATATCCCTTGTGGAGTTTCAAGCGCTTGCTTGTCGGAGAAAATATGCAGAGTCAAATTTGACAAGGGACTGCCAGATTATATCAGATTTGACTTATCGAGGTTGTAGAATTGAGGATCTTGCTATTGAGTTTGCTCTCCCAGGGTATCCAGAATATGTGCTCTCATCGGGAAGCCGCTCTGACAGT TTGAATGCTGAGAATTTGGAAGAATATGTTCGTCATGTTGTTGACGCAACGGTTAAAAGTGGAATTGCAAGACAGATGGAGGCTTTTAAGTCAGGATTTAATGAG GTATTTCCACTAAAAAAACTCCAGGTTTTCTCAGAGGATGAGCTAGAGAGATTACTCTGTGGTGAACAAGATACATGGGAT TTTGCGAAACTTGTGGATCACATCAAATTTGATCATGGTTACGCTTCCAGCAGCCCTCCTGTCATTAGT TTGCTGGAAATCATACAGGAGTTTGGATCCCTTGAACGCAGAGCTTTCTTGCAATTTATAACGGGTTCACCTCGGCTTCCACCAGGCGGCTTGGCTGCACTAAATCCAAAGTTCACAGTTGTCCGAAAG CATAACAGCAATGACGCTGACAATGACCTGCCTAGCGTGATGACTTGTGCCAACTATCTTAAGTTACCTCCGTACTCTTCAAAG GAAAAGATGAGGGAGAAACTTCTCTATGCAATTACAGAGGGCCAGGGGTCCTTCCACCTATCTTAA